In the Bos taurus isolate L1 Dominette 01449 registration number 42190680 breed Hereford chromosome 21, ARS-UCD2.0, whole genome shotgun sequence genome, one interval contains:
- the CKMT1A gene encoding creatine kinase U-type, mitochondrial isoform X1, with amino-acid sequence MAGPFSRLLSARPGLRLLALAGAGSLAAGFLLRSEPVRAASERRRLYPPSAEYPDLRKHNNCMASHLTPAVYARLCDKTTPTGWTLDQCIQTGVDNPGHPFIKTVGMVAGDEETYEVFAELFDPVIQERHNGYDPRTMKHTTDLDASKIRSGYFDERYVLSSRVRTGRSIRGLSLPPACTRAERREVERVVVDALSGLKGDLAGRYYRLSEMTEAEQQQLIDDHFLFDKPVSPLLTAAGMARDWPDARGIWHNNEKSFLIWVNEEDHTRVISMEKGGNMKKVFERFCRGLKEVERLIQERGWEFMWNERLGYILTCPSNLGTGLRAGVHIKLPLLSKDSRFPKILENLRLQKRGTGGVDTAATGSVFDISNLDRLGKSEVELVQLVIDGVNFLIDCERRLERGQDIRIPPPLPNKH; translated from the exons ATGGCTGGTCCCTTCTCTCGTCTGCTGTCTGCCCGCCCCGGGCTCAGGCTCCTGGCTTTGGCTGGAGCTGGTTCTCTCGCCGCTGGGTTTCTACTCCGATCGGAACCTGTTCGAGCCGCCAGTGAACGGCGGAGGCTGTATCCCCCGAG TGCTGAGTACCCAGACCTCCGAAAGCACAACAACTGCATGGCCAGTCACCTGACCCCGGCAGTCTATGCCCGGCTCTGCGACAAGACCACACCCACTGGCTGGACGCTAGATCAGTGTATCCAGACTGGCGTGGACAACCCTGGCCACCCCTTCATCAAGACTGTGGGCATGGTAGCTGGTGATGAGGAGACCTATGAG GTATTTGCTGAGCTGTTTGACCCTGTGATCCAAGAGCGACACAATGGATATGACCCCCGAACGATGAAACATACCACCGACCTGGATGCCAGCAAG ATCCGTTCTGGCTACTTTGATGAGAGGTATGTATTGTCCTCAAGAGTCAGAACTGGTCGGAGTATCCGGGGACTCAGCCTGCCTCCAGCCTGTACTCGGGCAGAGCGACGAGAGGTGGAACGTGTGGTCGTGGATGCGCTGAGTGGCCTGAAGGGTGACCTGGCTGGACGCTACTATCGGCTCAGTGAGATGACAGAGgctgagcagcagcagctaattGAT GACCACTTCCTGTTTGATAAGCCTGTATCTCCATTATTGACCGCAGCAGGAATGGCTCGAGACTGGCCGGATGCACGTGGAATCTG gcACAACAATGAAAAGAGCTTCTTGATCTGGGTGAATGAGGAGGATCATACACGGGTCATCTCCATGGAGAAGGGTGGCAACATGAAGAAAGTGTTTGAAAGATTCTGCAGAGGCCTCAAAGAG GTGGAGCGGCTGATCCAGGAGCGTGGCTGGGAGTTCATGTGGAATGAGCGTCTGGGATACATCTTGACCTGTCCGTCTAACCTGGGCACTGGACTTCGGGCAGGAGTGCACATCAAACTGCCCCTGCTGAGCAAA GATAGCCGCTTCCCAAAGATCCTCGAGAACCTAAGGCTCCAAAAACGTGGAACTGGAGGAGTAGACACAGCTGCCACAGGCAGTgtctttgatatctctaatttggACCGACTGGGCAAGTCAGAG GTGGAGCTGGTGCAGCTGGTCATCGATGGAGTAAACTTCCTGATTGACTGTGAACGGCGTCTGGAGAGAGGCCAGGATATCCGCATCCCTCCACCTCTCCCCAACAAGCATTAA